The Jannaschia sp. GRR-S6-38 genomic interval GTCGAACTGGCTGACCCGCTCGGAAGGCGCCTACCGCAGCCAGCGCGACCGCGTGATGGGCTGACGGCCCGCGGGCCGCTCCGGCGGCCCGCCCAACAAGGCGTTGGCATGCGCCGCGCCATGGCCAATACTGCAGGTCCGTCCCGATCCGGGGCGGGCCATCCCGCATCCCGGGGAAGGGGCCCCGGCATGCGGCCAACGGGGGGGCGCAATGCTCGACGCGATCGTCTGGTTCTTCACGAACCTCGCCATGGCCTTCTGGAACCTGGCCGTTGCGATCTTCAATCCCGGCTCCTGGCTGGCGTGGCTGACCTCGTGGGAGACCACCGAGGACAAGGAATCGCTGATGCGGTTCATCTATTACGGCGCCTCGGCCGAGTTCTTCTTCGTCATCCTCGCGTTGTTCCTCGTCATCACGCTGGCCGGCTGGTTCTCGCGCCGGTTCTTGTGGTCGGTCGTGCGCGGCTCGGAATTCACGTTGAACTGGATCGGCCGGATCGCTGCCTGGGCGGGGCTTCTGATGGTGCTGCAGCAGATCATGATCGTGTTCCTGCAGCGCATCTTCCGCGTAGGCGACATCTCGATCGGGCCCTTCGGCACGACCTTCACCCGCGACCTGTCGTGGTACTCGGAAGAGCTGAAGCTCTATAACGCAATCATCGTCTGCCTCTGCGTAAGCTGGACCTTCATCCAGGGCGGACATGTGCGCGTCGACCTCGTCTATTCGGCGGTCGGCCACCGCGCCAAGCGCGCGATCGACATGGCGGGCAGCCTTCTATTCATGGTGCCGTCGCTGGTGCTGATCTGGCTCTTCTCGTGGTTCTTCTTCTGGCGCTCGATGATCACGCCGGCGACCTCGGCCTCCGATCCGCTGGACCGGCTTCTGCTGAAGGCGCGGGCCGTGCGCTGGAATGTCGAAACCATCGGCTTCAGCCCCAACGGCTTCGACGCCTATTTCCTGTTCAAGGTTCTGATCCTGCTATTTGCCGCCACGGCCTTCTTCCAGGCGCTGGTCTTCTTCTGGCGCTCCTGGCTCGAATACCGCGAGGGCGAAATCAGCGCCGGGCGGTATCTCGACCGAGACATCCTGGGCGACGAGGACGCCGAGAGGGTGGCCGAGATCCACTGATCCGCGCCGCCCGCCGCGGGCGGCGCACCGTCACGGCGCGGGCCGCGACGCCAAGATATTCCGGTCGACGACGCCCCTCAGAGGCGCGGGACCGACACGAGGGGACGAGAGATGCTTTTCGGACTGGACGGGGTCGAGATCGGCCTGATCATCGTGTTCCTCTGCCTCTTCGGCGGGATCATGTCGGGCTTTCCGGTCGCCTTCGCCATCGCGGGCGCCGGCGTCATCAGCTTCGCGATCATCGCCGCGCTCGACAGCGCGGGCATCCTGATCCACCAGGCCATCGACACCGCCTCGCCGGAATATGCCGCGCTCATCGCGGAAGGCATTGCGCGCGACGCGATCTCGACCTTCCGCTTCCCGGAGCTGCCGCGCGTCGAGGAGGCGCTGTTCCCCGGGGGCTGGGAACTGGCGCTCGACCGCAACCTCAGCTTCATCGTCAACCGCATGAACGAGCGGGTGATCGCCGGCGCCTCGATCGAGACGCTGCTGGCGGTGCTGATGTTCGTGATGATGGGCATCACGCTGGAGCGCTCGAAGATCGCAAATGACCTGCTGACCACCATGGCGCGGGTCTTCGGCCCGCTGCCCGGCGGCCTGGCCGTGTCGATCGTGATCGTGGGCGCCTTCCTCGCGGCCTCGACCGGGATCGTGGGCGCGACGGTCGTGACCATGGGGCTGCTGGCGCTGCCGACGATGCTGCGCAACGGCTACTCGCCGCAGTTGGCCACCGGCGTGATCGCGGCGAGCGGGACGCTGGGGCAGATCATCCCACCGTCCATCGTGATCGTGCTGCTGGGCACGCTGGCGGGCGACATCTATTCCACCGCGCAGGAGAACCGCGCCGCGCTGGTCGGCTGCTCGGACGCGCTGACCTATCTGGGCGAGCCGGCCGTGGTCTCGGTCGGCACCCTGTTCCAGGCGGCGCTGCTGCCGGGGATCTTCCTGGCCTTCCTCTACGGTGCCTATGCGTTCGGCTTCGCGCTGCTCAATCCGTCGAAGGCCCCCGCGGTGCAGCTGGAAGGCGGCCGCGGCTCGGTGGTGACCCGCAACGACGCGCTGACCTGGTTCCTGGGCGTGCCCGCCGCGCTAATCTTCGGCGCGGTGGCGCTGGGCCAGCTCAACGTCATCGGCGGCCAGTCAACCATCGTCTCCAGCTTCTCGCAGGCCGGCGACACGGCCTCGCTGCGCACCAATGTCTCGCCGCAATGCGCCGAGGCGATGATCGAGCTTCACGGGCAGGAGGCCTGGGACCAAGCGCTGGCCGAGCAATCCGCGATCGACGACGCGGGCGGCGTGGAATTGGCGCGCCAGCTGAGCGACGAGGAGCTGGCCGCCGCCGAGGCCGCCGCCATCGCCGATGCCGCGCCCATCGGCACGGGCGTCGCCGTCCTGTTCATCGGGCTGGCGCTGGTCCTGTCGGTCGCCCGCGGCATCAACCCGCTGGCCGATCCGCGCCCGATTGTGATCGGGGCGGGGGGCGTCGCGCTGGCCTTCCTCGTGGACTGGACGCTGATCGCCCCCGACACCTCGCCCGGCGCGACCTTCGTGCTGATGGCAATCCCGCTGGCGGTCACGCTCTGGGGCGTGGCTCCGGCCTTCGGGCGGCTGGCGCAGAACGAGCTGCTGCGCGTGGTCTTCCCGCCGCTGGTGCTGATCGTCGCGGTGCTGGGCTCGATCCTCGGCGGCATCACCAACCCCACGCCCGCGGCCGCGCTGGGCGCGGGCGGCGCGATCATGCTGGCCGCCTACCGCAAGCTGCAGGAGGAGGGCCGCTCCGGCGGGACGATCCTGCTGGCGACGCTGGCGCTGGTCATCATGATGCTCTTCGGGATCAATTTCGACCTGCGCATGGGGCTGGAGACGACGACCACGGGCGACGTGATCGCGATGGCCATCGCGCAGATCGCGTATCACGCGGCCTTCCTCGGCTTGCTCTATGCCTGCTGGGTGCTTCTGCGGACGGGCGTGCTCGGGCCGGTGGTGCGCGAGACGGCGAAGGTCACCTCGATGGTCTTCACCATCCTGATCGGCTCGCAGCTCCTCAACCTCGTGCTGATCTCCTTCGGGGGCGAGCACTACATCCAGCAGTTCCTGCAGAGCTTCGACAGCGAGCTGAAGGTCTTCCTGATCGTCATGCTGGTGCTGTTCATCCTGGGCTTCGTGCTCGACTTCCTGGAGATCATCTACATCGTCATCCCGATCGTCGGCCCCGTCATCTACGGCGGCACCTTCGATCCGAAATGGGTGACGATCATGATCGCGGTGAACCTGCAGACGTCGTTTCTGACGCCGCCTTTCGGCTTCGCGCTGTTCTACCTCCGCGGGGTGGCGCCGAAGGAGGTGACGACCGGGCATATCTACCGCGGCGTGATCCCCTTCGTCCTGATCCAGGTGGTGGGTCTCGGGATCCTCTGGCTCTTCCCGTCGATCGTGACGATCGTCCCAAGCCTTCTGCCGAACAACTGACCGCGAACGGGGCCCCGCGCGGGCCCCTTTCGTTTTCGAAAAAGCAGATTCGTGCAAGGGCACCCTCCGGTAAATGCGGCGCGAGTTGGGCGAAAATGCCCCGAATCCGACACGGTAGCCCCGCAGCTTGCGACAAAGAGCAAACCAGAAGGGTTCAGGACGATGCGTTGGAAACGGGTTGGATATGTGGGGTCCCGATTGGCACTCGCGGCGGTGGTTCTGCTCGCCAGCCAGGCGGCCATCGTCGATGCGGCGGTCCAGGGCCAAGACACGGTGCGCAGTGCCATCGGCTCCTACCTGCACTCGGACGGGGTCGCCGTGGCCTACGCGATCTGGATCGTGAACGCGGCGCTGGCGATCCTCCTGGGCCTGCGGCTGCAGTCTTTCTTCGTGACCTCCGCGGGCCTCGTCATGAGCGCCGTGGCCGTGGCGACGCTGGTCGGCTGGAGCTCGGTCGTCGTCGCGCTGGCGATCGTCTTCGCCTGCACGCCGGTTCTGTTCCGCGCGATGCGCCGCGACGACGCGGCCGACGCCAATCTGCCCTTCTCGCGCTTCGACGGACAGCGCGCGCGCTCGGCCCGGGACGGCAACGGGATGCTGCGGCCCTGAAACCGGTCGCGCGCCGGGCCCGCCACTGCGGCGCACCGGACGCGCGACCTTTCGCCCTCCCGTTCTCCCCGCACTTGTGCCCGTCTCTCGAAGGACCGATTGTCAGGCGACATAATCGCACGATGGGCACGGGACCGGATGGACAGCCAAATCAGCCGCAATATCTACCTTGAAGCCGGGAAGAACATCCTGGCCGAACTGCCGCTCTCGATGGTGCTGACCGACCCCAACCGCGTCGACAATCCTATCGTCTACGTCAATCGCGCCTTCGAGCAATTGACCGGCTACGCCTACAGCGCCTGTGTGGGGCGCAATTGTCGGTTCCTGCAGAATGACGACCGCGACCAAGACGCCGTGCGCGAGCTTGCGCGGGCCATCGCGGCGCGTGAGGCCACGACGGTCACGATCCGCAACTACCGCGTGACCGGCGAGTCGTTCCTCAACCGGCTGATGATCGCGCCGGTCAACGACGAAGAGGGCCAGCTCTTCGCGTTCGTCGGCATCCAGACCCAGGTGCTGGAGGAGAGGCCCGCCGCCGACGTGCCGGTGGAGCGGTTCGACGACCAGCTGTCCGAGATGCAGCATCGGGTGAAGAACCACCTGCAGATGGTCGCCTCGATGATCCGGATGCAATCGCGGGACGAAACGTCGGGCAAGGGCGGCTATGGTCTGCTGGCCCGCCGGGTCGAGGCGTTGGCGTTGCTCTACGACGAATTCTCGCATCCGCCGCAGGGACGGCGCGAACGGCGATATGACGTGGTCTCGGCCGGCAGCTATGTCAGCCGGGTCGCGGCGACGGTCGGGGCGCTGGACGGGCGGCGCAACGTGCGCGTCAATGTCGACAGCGACCCGGTCTACATGCGGACCGAACGGGCCGCGCAGCTGGGCCTTCTCACCTCCGAGGTCGTGTCGAACACCCTGCAACACGCCTTTGACGGACGGATCGAAGGGGTCGTCGACGTCTCGCTCAAGCAGATGGGCGGCGACCGAGTCCGCCTGCAGATCAGCGATGACGGGGTCGGTATGGGCGACACGAACTGGCCGGAGGAAGGCAATCTGGGCGCGCGCATCGTGCGTGGGTTGGCCCAGCAGCTGGGCGGCGAGGTCAATGTCATCTCGACCGGCTCTGGCACCGTCATCACGCTGGACTTCGACAATGTGCTCGACACCAGCCTTGAGGCGGACGGGACGCGCGTGCTCGCGGACGCGGATGGCGCCCGGGCGGGCGCCGACGCGCGTGGGCTTCTCGGCGCCGAAGATCGGCCGAAGGGGTGACCCCCGGGGCCGGAGCGCTTTCCCTCGCCGCCCGGTCGTCCTATGTCGCAGATCGAAACGACACCGAACGAGGATCGCATGGCCGATATCAAGGACCCCGAGAACACCGTCATCATCGAGCTGAAGGACGGCGAGGTCGTCATCGAGCTGCTGCCCGACGTCGCGCCCGGCCATGCCGAGCGCATGAAGGAGCTGGCCCGCGAGGGCGCCTATGACGGCGTGATCTTCCACCGGGTGATCGAGGGCTTCATGGCGCAGACGGGCGACGTGCAGCACGGCAAGGACGGCGGCAATACCGGCCGCGCCGGCACCGGCGGCTCCGACAAGCCGGACCTGAAGGCCGAATTCTCGGGCGTGCCGCATGACCGGGGCACGCTGGGCGCGGCCCGGTCGCAGAACCCCGACTCGGCCAACAGCCAGTTCTTCATCAACTTCGCCGACAACCATTTCCTGAACCGCCAGTACACGGTCTACGGCCGCGTGATCCAAGGCATGGAGCATGTCGATAAGATCACCCGGGGCGAGCCGCCTGCGGATCCCGACAAGATGATCTCGGTCAAGGTGGCCGCCGATGCGTAAGATCGCGCTGGCGGCCGTCGCGGCGCTGGTCGCGAGCCCGGCGCTCGCCGCCGGGCTGGAGATCGATGTCGCGGGCGAGGCGAACGGCACGGTCACGGTGGAC includes:
- a CDS encoding sensor histidine kinase, coding for MDSQISRNIYLEAGKNILAELPLSMVLTDPNRVDNPIVYVNRAFEQLTGYAYSACVGRNCRFLQNDDRDQDAVRELARAIAAREATTVTIRNYRVTGESFLNRLMIAPVNDEEGQLFAFVGIQTQVLEERPAADVPVERFDDQLSEMQHRVKNHLQMVASMIRMQSRDETSGKGGYGLLARRVEALALLYDEFSHPPQGRRERRYDVVSAGSYVSRVAATVGALDGRRNVRVNVDSDPVYMRTERAAQLGLLTSEVVSNTLQHAFDGRIEGVVDVSLKQMGGDRVRLQISDDGVGMGDTNWPEEGNLGARIVRGLAQQLGGEVNVISTGSGTVITLDFDNVLDTSLEADGTRVLADADGARAGADARGLLGAEDRPKG
- a CDS encoding TRAP transporter large permease → MLFGLDGVEIGLIIVFLCLFGGIMSGFPVAFAIAGAGVISFAIIAALDSAGILIHQAIDTASPEYAALIAEGIARDAISTFRFPELPRVEEALFPGGWELALDRNLSFIVNRMNERVIAGASIETLLAVLMFVMMGITLERSKIANDLLTTMARVFGPLPGGLAVSIVIVGAFLAASTGIVGATVVTMGLLALPTMLRNGYSPQLATGVIAASGTLGQIIPPSIVIVLLGTLAGDIYSTAQENRAALVGCSDALTYLGEPAVVSVGTLFQAALLPGIFLAFLYGAYAFGFALLNPSKAPAVQLEGGRGSVVTRNDALTWFLGVPAALIFGAVALGQLNVIGGQSTIVSSFSQAGDTASLRTNVSPQCAEAMIELHGQEAWDQALAEQSAIDDAGGVELARQLSDEELAAAEAAAIADAAPIGTGVAVLFIGLALVLSVARGINPLADPRPIVIGAGGVALAFLVDWTLIAPDTSPGATFVLMAIPLAVTLWGVAPAFGRLAQNELLRVVFPPLVLIVAVLGSILGGITNPTPAAALGAGGAIMLAAYRKLQEEGRSGGTILLATLALVIMMLFGINFDLRMGLETTTTGDVIAMAIAQIAYHAAFLGLLYACWVLLRTGVLGPVVRETAKVTSMVFTILIGSQLLNLVLISFGGEHYIQQFLQSFDSELKVFLIVMLVLFILGFVLDFLEIIYIVIPIVGPVIYGGTFDPKWVTIMIAVNLQTSFLTPPFGFALFYLRGVAPKEVTTGHIYRGVIPFVLIQVVGLGILWLFPSIVTIVPSLLPNN
- a CDS encoding peptidylprolyl isomerase; translated protein: MADIKDPENTVIIELKDGEVVIELLPDVAPGHAERMKELAREGAYDGVIFHRVIEGFMAQTGDVQHGKDGGNTGRAGTGGSDKPDLKAEFSGVPHDRGTLGAARSQNPDSANSQFFINFADNHFLNRQYTVYGRVIQGMEHVDKITRGEPPADPDKMISVKVAADA
- a CDS encoding TRAP transporter small permease subunit; the protein is MLDAIVWFFTNLAMAFWNLAVAIFNPGSWLAWLTSWETTEDKESLMRFIYYGASAEFFFVILALFLVITLAGWFSRRFLWSVVRGSEFTLNWIGRIAAWAGLLMVLQQIMIVFLQRIFRVGDISIGPFGTTFTRDLSWYSEELKLYNAIIVCLCVSWTFIQGGHVRVDLVYSAVGHRAKRAIDMAGSLLFMVPSLVLIWLFSWFFFWRSMITPATSASDPLDRLLLKARAVRWNVETIGFSPNGFDAYFLFKVLILLFAATAFFQALVFFWRSWLEYREGEISAGRYLDRDILGDEDAERVAEIH